A genome region from Streptomyces sp. NBC_01296 includes the following:
- a CDS encoding SDR family NAD(P)-dependent oxidoreductase: MNRYEGRRVLITGGGSGIGQATVHRILAEGGRVHTVDVNEEGLGRTAEQAVADGRADRLTTAALDISDEAAVQAGVAAAVQALGGLDVLVNAAGILRSAHTHQTTLEFWNKVIAVNLTGTFLVIREALPALLEGEQPVVVNFSSTSASFAHPYMSAYAASKGGIQSMTHALAAEYSKQGLRFVAVAPGSIESGMTTGNGPGLPEDTDWSLFAKLAPAIGQGFAGPQTVAGVVAMLGSEDGAFITGTEIRIDGGTHY, encoded by the coding sequence ATGAACCGTTACGAAGGACGTCGCGTCCTCATCACCGGCGGCGGCTCCGGCATCGGCCAGGCCACCGTCCACCGCATCCTCGCCGAGGGCGGCCGCGTCCACACCGTGGACGTCAACGAGGAGGGGCTGGGGCGCACTGCGGAGCAGGCCGTCGCCGACGGGCGGGCCGACCGGCTCACCACCGCCGCCCTCGACATATCCGACGAGGCCGCCGTGCAGGCCGGCGTCGCCGCCGCCGTCCAGGCGCTCGGCGGGCTCGACGTACTGGTCAACGCCGCGGGCATCCTGCGCTCCGCGCACACCCACCAGACCACGCTCGAGTTCTGGAACAAGGTCATCGCGGTCAACCTCACCGGCACCTTCCTGGTGATCCGCGAGGCGCTCCCGGCGCTGCTGGAGGGCGAGCAGCCGGTCGTCGTGAACTTCAGCTCCACCTCGGCGTCGTTCGCCCACCCCTACATGTCCGCGTACGCGGCCAGCAAGGGCGGCATCCAGTCCATGACCCACGCGCTGGCCGCCGAGTACAGCAAGCAGGGCCTGCGCTTCGTCGCCGTCGCGCCCGGCTCCATCGAGAGCGGCATGACCACGGGCAACGGCCCCGGCCTGCCCGAGGACACCGACTGGAGCCTGTTCGCCAAGCTGGCCCCGGCCATCGGCCAGGGCTTCGCCGGCCCGCAGACCGTCGCCGGCGTCGTGGCCATGCTGGGCTCCGAGGACGGCGCCTTCATCACCGGTACCGAGATCCGCATCGACGGCGGCACCCACTACTAA